The DNA window ACCTCATCGACACGCCGGGACACGTGGACTTCACCATCGAGGTGGAGCGCTCCCTGCGCGTCCTCGACGGCGCCATCCTGGTGCTCTGCTCGGTGTCCGGCGTTCAGTCCCAGTCCATCACGGTGGACCGGCAGATGAAGCGCTACCGCGTTCCGCGCATCGCGTTCGTCAACAAGATGGACCGCGCTGGCGCGAACTATGACCGCGTGGCCGCGCAGCTGAAGGAGAAGCTGGCGCACCACCCCGTCAAGCTGCAGCTGCCCATCGGCGCCGAGGACCGCTTCAAGGGCCTGGTCGACCTCATCCAGATGAAGGCGTTCTACTTCGACGGTGAGAACGGCGAGAAGGTCCGCGAGGAGGAGATCCCCGCCGAGCTGCTGGACGAGGCCAAGACCCGTCGTCAGCAGATGATCGAGGGCGTGGCCGAGGTCGACGACCAGCTCGGCGAGCTGTTCCTGTCCGACGGCGTCATCCCGAACGACGCCATCATCGCGGCCATCCGCCGGGCGACCATCGCCCTGAAGATGACGCCGGTCATGTGCGGCTCCGCCTACAAGAACAAGGGCGTGCAGCTGCTCCTGAACGCCGTCTGTGGCTACCTCCCGAACCCCAAGGAGGCGACCAACGAGGCGCTGGACCAGAAGAACAACGAGGCGAAGGTCATCCTCGAGTCGGACCCGGAGAAGCCCTTCGTCGGTCTGGCGTTCAAGCTGGAGGACGGTCGCTACGGTCAGCTCACGTACATGCGCGTCTACCAGGGCCGCGTGTCCAAGGGTGACTTCATCGTCAACCAGGTGAACCAGAAGAAGGTCAAGGTTCCGCGCATCGTCCGGATGAACTCCAACAAGATGGACGACATCAACGACGCGACGGCCGGCGACATCGTCGCGCTGTTCGGCATCGAGTGCGCCTCCGGCGACACGTTCACCGATGGTTCGGTGAGCTACACGATGACGTCCATGCACGTCCCGGACGCGGTGATTTCGCTCGCCGTGGAGCCGAAGGACCGCTCGGCGCTGCAGAACTTCTCCAAGGCGCTCAACCGCTTCACGAAGGAAGACCCCACCTTCCGCGTGCACCGCGATGAAGAGTCCGGGCAGACCATCATCCGCGGCATGGGTGAGCTGCACCTGGAGATCTACATCGAGCGCATGAAGCGCGAGTACCAGTGCGAGGTCAAGGCGGGTAAGCCCCAGGTGGCCTACCGCGAGACCATCAGCCAGAAGGGCGAGTTCTTCTACACGCACAAGAAGCAGACCGGTGGTTCCGGTCAGTTCGCGCGCGTGTGCGGCTACATCGAGCCGCTGCCCTCGGACGCCGTGCAGCAGTACGAGTTCGTGGACGACATCGTCGGTGGCTCGATTCCGCGCGAGTTCATCCCCGCGTGCGACAAGGGCTTCGCCGAGGCCGTCAAGAAGGGCAGCCTCATCGGCTTCCCCGTCGTCGGTGTTCGCGTCGTCATCAACGACGGCGCGTTCCACGCGGTCGACTCGTCCGAAATGGCGTTCAAGACGGCGTCCATCATGGGCTTCCGCGAGGGCTACGCCGCCGCCAAGCCCATCATCCTCGAGCCGATGATGAAGGTCGAAGTGACGGCCCCGGAAGACTTCCAGGGCTCCGTCGTTGGCCAGCTCAACCAGCGCCGCGGCACCATCCTCTCCACGGAGACCGCCGAGGGCTACGTGACGGCGGTGGCCGAGGTTCCGCTGAACACGATGTTCGGCTACTCCACGGACCTTCGCTCCGCGACGCAGGGCAAGGGCGAGTTCACGATGGAGTTCGCCAAGTACACGCCGGTGCCCCGCAACGAGTCCGAGGCCCTGATGGCCGCGTACAAGGAGAAGCAGGCGGCGGAGCAGGCGGCGCGCAAGTAGTCCGCGCGTTGTCCACGTCCAGGCTGTAAGGAAGGCGCTCCTCTTCAGTGAGGGGCGCCTTTCGCCTTTCCAGGAGTCAAAGACACCGTGACGCTGCTTCGCGCCGCCAACGTCCAGCTCAGCTTCGGCAGCCGCACTGTCTTCCAGGGCCTCACCTTCACGATTGAAGAGGGCGAGCGCGTGGGCCTGGTGGGCGTCAACGGCTCCGGCAAGTCGTCCCTGATGAAGATTCTGGCGGGCGCCGCCCGCGCGGACACCGGAGAGCTCCAGCTTCGCCGGCAGGCCCGCGTCACGTACCTGCCCCAGGAGCCGGAGTTCGCCGAGGGCGCCACGGTGGCCTCGGAGCTGTCCGTGGCCCAGGGGCCTTTGCGCGAGGCGCTGGCCGCCCAGGCGGACCTGGCGAAGCGACTGGAGGCCGCGCCCGCTGGCGTCGCGCAGGAGAAGCTGATGGAGCAGTTGGCCACGCTCTCGGACCGCATCGAGCAGATGGGCGGCTGGGACACCGAGCACCACGCCAAGACGCTGCTCGACAGGCTGGGCGTGAAGGACTGGGACCGCCCCGTGGCGCAGCTCTCCGGCGGCCTGCGCAAGCGCGTGGCCATTGCCCGGGCGCTGCTCACCCGGCCGGACCTGCTGCTCTTGGACGAGCCCACCAACCACCTGGACGCGGACACCGTGGACTGGCTGGAGGAGGAGCTGGACAAGCTCCCGGGCGCGCTGCTGCTCGTCACGCACGACCGCTACTTCCTGGACGGGCTGGTGGACCGCATCGTCGAAATCCAGCCGGGCGGAGGCGTCACGTCCTATCCGGGCAACTACCAGGCGTACGTGGAACAGAAGATGGTGGCGCAGGAGAACGCCGAGGTCGCGCAGC is part of the Myxococcus landrumus genome and encodes:
- the fusA gene encoding elongation factor G, which produces MAANAPIEKIRNIGISAHIDSGKTTLSERILFYTGKIHEIHEVRGKDGVGAVMDSMDLEREKGITIQSAATYAMWGDFNINLIDTPGHVDFTIEVERSLRVLDGAILVLCSVSGVQSQSITVDRQMKRYRVPRIAFVNKMDRAGANYDRVAAQLKEKLAHHPVKLQLPIGAEDRFKGLVDLIQMKAFYFDGENGEKVREEEIPAELLDEAKTRRQQMIEGVAEVDDQLGELFLSDGVIPNDAIIAAIRRATIALKMTPVMCGSAYKNKGVQLLLNAVCGYLPNPKEATNEALDQKNNEAKVILESDPEKPFVGLAFKLEDGRYGQLTYMRVYQGRVSKGDFIVNQVNQKKVKVPRIVRMNSNKMDDINDATAGDIVALFGIECASGDTFTDGSVSYTMTSMHVPDAVISLAVEPKDRSALQNFSKALNRFTKEDPTFRVHRDEESGQTIIRGMGELHLEIYIERMKREYQCEVKAGKPQVAYRETISQKGEFFYTHKKQTGGSGQFARVCGYIEPLPSDAVQQYEFVDDIVGGSIPREFIPACDKGFAEAVKKGSLIGFPVVGVRVVINDGAFHAVDSSEMAFKTASIMGFREGYAAAKPIILEPMMKVEVTAPEDFQGSVVGQLNQRRGTILSTETAEGYVTAVAEVPLNTMFGYSTDLRSATQGKGEFTMEFAKYTPVPRNESEALMAAYKEKQAAEQAARK